A region from the Lemur catta isolate mLemCat1 chromosome 7, mLemCat1.pri, whole genome shotgun sequence genome encodes:
- the LOC123641587 gene encoding LOW QUALITY PROTEIN: olfactory receptor 52A5-like (The sequence of the model RefSeq protein was modified relative to this genomic sequence to represent the inferred CDS: inserted 1 base in 1 codon), translating into MLKQNGTVFRPSVLTLVGIPGLESVQFWIGIPFCTMYIIALFGNSLLLVVIKTERSLHEPMYIFLAMLGATDIVLSTCILPKMLGIFWFHLLKIYFDAXLLQMWLIHTFQCIESGILLAMALDHYVAICQPLSHATIFTHQLLTQIGIRVILRAAVLAAPCLILIKCRLKFYRTTVVSHSYCEHMAIMKLAAADVQINKIYGLFAAFSILGLDVIFITFSYIRIFISVFNAPQKEARLKAFNTCIAHIMVFLEFYLLAFFSFFTHRFGFHVPSYIHILLSNLYLLVPPLLNPIVYGVKTKLIRDGVFKIFYHKDPS; encoded by the exons ATGCTCAAGCAAAATGGCACAGTCTTCAGGCCCTCGGTGCTGACGCTGGTTGGGATCCCTGGCTTGGAATCTGTGCAATTCTGGATTGGGATTCCGTTCTGTACCATGTACATCATTGCTCTGTTTGGGAATTCCCTGCTCCTGGTTGTCATCAAAACTGAGCGCAGCCTCCATGAGCCCATGTACATCTTCCTGGCAATGCTTGGAGCAACAGACATTGTTCTCAGTACCTGTATCCTACCCAAAATGCTAGGAATATTCTGGTTTCATCTGTTGAAGATATACTTTGATG TCCTCTTGCAGATGTGGCTCATCCACACATTCCAGTGTATTGAGTCAGGTATTTTGCTTGCCATGGCCCTGGACCACTACGTGGCAATCTGTCAACCTCTGAGTCATGCAACCATTTTTACCCACCAGCTTCTCACTCAAATTGGGATCAGGGTGATACTCAGAGCAGCCGTCCTTGCAGCTCCATGTCTCATCCTCATCAAATGCCGCCTGAAATTCTACCGGACCACTGTGGTCTCCCATTCATACTGTGAGCATATGGCCATCATGAAGTTGGCAGCAGCAGATGTTCAAATCAACAAGATCTATGGCTTGTTTGCGGCTTTCAGTATACTTGGGCTTGATGTAATCTTCATCACTTTCTCCTACATTCGAATATTTATATCTGTCTTCAATGCTCCTCAAAAGGAAGCTAGACTCAAGGCCTTTAACACCTGCATTGCCCACATTATGGTCTTCCTTGAGTTTTATCTCCtggctttcttctctttctttacacATAGATTTGGGTTCCACGTTCCATCCTACATTCATATTCTTCTATCAAACCTTTACCTACTTGTCCCACCTTTGCTCAATCCTATAGTCTATGGAGTAAAGACCAAACTAATTCGAGATGGCGTATTTAAGATATTCT
- the LOC123641588 gene encoding olfactory receptor 52A5-like — protein sequence MLKQNGTVFRPSVLTLVGIPGLESVQFWIGIPFCTMYIIALFGNSLLLVVIKTERSLHEPMYIFLAMLGATDIVLSTCILPKMLGIFWFHLSKIDFDACLLQMWLIHTFQCIESGILLAMALDRYVAICQPLRHATIFTHQLLTQIGIGVILRAAVLAAPCLILIKCRLKFYRTTVVSHSYCEHMAIVKLAAEDVHINKIYGLFVAFSILGLDVIFIIFSYIRIFISVFNLPQKEARLKAFNTCIAHILVFLEFYLLDFFSFFTHRFGFRIPSYIHILLSNLYLLVPPLLNPIVYGVKTKQIRDGVSKIFYLKYPS from the coding sequence ATGCTCAAGCAAAATGGCACAGTCTTCAGGCCCTCGGTGCTGACGCTGGTTGGGATCCCTGGCTTGGAATCTGTGCAATTCTGGATTGGGATTCCGTTCTGTACCATGTACATCATTGCTCTGTTTGGGAATTCCCTGCTCCTGGTTGTCATCAAAACTGAGCGCAGCCTCCATGAGCCCATGTACATCTTCCTGGCAATGCTTGGAGCAACAGACATTGTTCTCAGTACCTGCATCCTACCCAAAATGCTAGGAATATTCTGGTTCCACCTTTCCAAGATAGACTTTGATGCTTGTCTCTTGCAGATGTGGCTCATCCACACATTCCAGTGTATTGAGTCAGGTATTTTGCTTGCCATGGCCCTGGACCGTTACGTGGCAATCTGTCAACCTCTGAGACATGCAACCATTTTTACCCACCAGCTTCTCACTCAGATTGGGATTGGGGTGATACTCAGAGCAGCTGTCCTTGCAGCTCCATGTCTCATCCTCATCAAATGCCGCCTGAAATTCTACCGGACCACTGTGGTCTCCCATTCATACTGTGAGCATATGGCCATTGTGAAGTTGGCAGCAGAAGATGTTCATATCAACAAGATCTATGGTTTGTTTGTGGCTTTCAGTATACTTGGGCTTGATGTAATCTTCATCATTTTCTCCTACATTCGAATATTTATATCTGTCTTCAATCTTCCTCAAAAGGAAGCTAGACTCAAGGCCTTTAACACCTGCATTGCCCACATTTTGGTCTTCCTTGAGTTTTATCTCCtggatttcttctctttctttacacATAGGTTTGGGTTCCGCATTCCATCCTACATTCATATTCTTCTGTCAAACCTTTACCTACTTGTCCCACCTTTGCTCAATCCTATAGTCTATGGAGTGAAGACCAAACAAATTCGAGATGGAGTTTCCAAGATATTCTACCTTAAGTATCcttcttga
- the LOC123641757 gene encoding putative olfactory receptor 52P1 — MGDNATYYHISSFFLVGIPGLRDFHHWIGILVCLLFALTLLGNSVIIGTIKLEPSLHQPMYFFLCMLAMNDMALVSSTAPKMLGIFWFDAHWIDFNVCLAQLYFIHTFCIIESALLVAMAFDRYVAICIPLRYTTILTTQMVIQMFLVGAMRAILMVLPCPLLINRLSYYTKYVINHAYCEHMAVVKLASANTLINRAYGISVALSVMILDLGLIATSYVKILQAVFRLSSQNARSKALGTCAAHVCTILVSYTPALFSFLTHRIGKKVPPSIHIIFASLYLLVPPTVNPLVYGVKIKQIRDRVVSLFFLNKKISRE; from the coding sequence ATGGGAGACAATGCAACATATTACCACATCTCATCTTTCTTCCTGGTTGGTATTCCTGGTTTGCGAGATTTTCACCACTGGATTGGCATCCTTGTCTGCCTCCTGTTTGCCCTGACCTTGCTGGGGAACAGTGTAATCATTGGTACTATCAAGCTAGAGCCAAGCCTCCACCAGCCtatgtatttcttcctttgcatGCTGGCAATGAATGACATGGCTCTTGTCTCTTCCACAGCACCCAAGATGCTTGGCATCTTCTGGTTTGATGCACATTGGATTGACTTTAATGTCTGCCTAGCACAATTGTATTTCATCCACACATTTTGCATTATTGAGTCTGCCCTTCTAGTTGCCATGGCTTTTGACCGCTATGTGGCTATTTGCATCCCCCTGCGTTATACAACCATCCTGACAACACAAATGGTCATTCAAATGTTTTTAGTTGGTGCAATGCGAGCCATCCTTATGGTTTTGCCCTGTCCTCTTCTCATTAACAGGCTATCATATTACACTAAATATGTCATCAATCATGCCTATTGTGAGCATATGGCAGTGGTGAAGTTGGCCAGTGCCAACACCCTCATTAACAGAGCATATGGAATCTCTGTGGCCCTTTCAGTGATGATATTGGACCTTGGACTTATAGCCACATCCTATGTCAAAATCCTCCAGGCTGTCTTCCGCCTCTCTTCCCAGAATGCCCGCTCTAAAGCACTGGGCACCTGTGCTGCCCATGTCTGCACTATCCTTGTCTCCTACACCCCTGCACTGTTTAGCTTCCTAACTCACCGCATTGGCAAGAAGGTACCTCCAAGCATCCACATAATTTTTGCAAGTTTGTACCTTCTAGTGCCCCCCACGGTCAATCCCCTGGTGTATGGTGTCAAGATCAAGCAGATTCGTGACCGAGTGGTGagtctttttttcttgaataagaaaatttctagagagtaa